The following nucleotide sequence is from Limimonas halophila.
CGTTACGCGTGAGCGACGGCGAGCGGTCGAACAGCCCGGGTCTGGGGATCGGCGCGGTCTGCCTGGGCGTGCTCTGCTTGGCGTCGATGGACGCCCTGGCGAAGTGGCTGGGCCAGGCCTACCCCATCATCCAGATCGTCTTCTTCCGCACGCTCTTCGCGCTGCCGCCCGTGGCTGTGCTGGCCTACGTCTCGGGCGGGTTCCAGCTGCTGCGGCCCGAGCGCCTGTGGGTGCACCTGCTGCGCGGGCTGCTCGGCACGGGCGCGATCCTCTTCTTTTTCACCGCCCTTCGGTACATGCCGCTGGCGACGGTGTGGACCATCGCGTTTTCCGCGCCGCTGATCGTCACCGCGCTGTCCCGCCCGCTGCTGGGCGAACCCGTGGGCATCCGCCGCTGGGCGGGCGTGCTGGTGGGCTTCGCCGGGGTGCTGATCGTCATCCAGCCCGGCACGGCGGGGTTCGAGTGGGCGATGCTGCTCGCGCTGGCCGGGACGCTGAGCTATTCCCTGCTGTTGATGACGGCGCGCAAGTTCGCGGCCAGCGAAACCGCGCCGGCGATGGTGCTGTTCAACATGCTGGTGCCGCTCGTGATCGCCACGGTGATCACGCCAACGGTGTGGACCATGCCCGCGGGCTGGGACTGGCTGGCGTTCGTGGGCGCGGGGCTGCTCGGCGGCTCGGCGATGATCTTCCTGACGCTGGGCTACCGCCTGGCCCCGGCGGCGGTGGTGGCACCCTTCGACTACACCGCGCTGATCTGGTCGGTGGCGCTGGGGTGGCTGATCTGGCGCGACTGGCCCACGCCCGCGACCTGGGCCGGCGCCGTGCTGATCGTCGCCGCGGGGCTCTACGTGGCCTACCGCGAGACGCGCGTGCACCGGCGCGCCGAGCCGCCCGCCACCGACGCGCGGTGACTCACGCGGACGCGTCCTGCACCGGTTCCGGGATCGCGGGTTCCAGCGGGTATTCCGCCTCCACGCGGTAGATCGGCCCCTTGGGCGTGCGCAGGCTGGAGATCAGCTGGAAGCAGTCCACGTGGAAGGGGCCGCTGCGAAACAGCGAATACTCGCGCAGGAAGGTGCCCAGCTTGTCGCCGGGCGCACCCTTGAAGCGGGCCAGCGTAACGTGGGGACGGAACTTGCGCCCTTCGCCCGGCAGCCCTGCGCGCTGGATCGCCTTTTCCACCTTGAGCTGGAGCTGCGCCAGCTGATCGGGCGCGTCCACCCCCACCCAGAGCGCGTTGACCTTCTTGCCGTTGCCGAAGGTGCCGAGCCCGGCCAACTCCATGTCGAAGGTGGGCGCGGTGATGCCGTTCAACTCGGTGTCGATGTCGCGCATCCGGTGGCCGTCGACCTCGCCGATGAAGCGCAGCGTCAGATGCATGTTGTCGGGATCGACCCAGCGGGCGTTGTTCAGCCCGCCGCCCATCTGCGCCAAGCGGTCGGTCAGCGCCTCGGGCAGCGGTATGGCAACGAACAGGCGCATCATGGCGATCACCCCCAACAAAGGGTCGCAGCCCCGGGAGTCCCGGTCAAGCCGACCGGGGTGTCACCCGGTTTGCGCCACCGCTTCCACGTCGGGCGGAAACACCAGGGCCACGCGCGTACCCTCGCCGGGCGTGCTTTGCAGGTCGAGGCCGCCGCCGTGGGCCTCCACCAGCCGCTTGGTCAGCGGCAGCCCCAGGCCGAGCCCCTCGTGCTGGCGCGCCAGGGAGTCGTCGCCCTGGGTGAAGGGCTCCAGGATCTGCTCGATGTGCTCGGGCGGGATGCCCTTGCCGGTGTCGCCGACCGCGATGACGTGACCGCCGTCGTCGGCCCGGTACGCCTC
It contains:
- a CDS encoding DMT family transporter; this encodes MSDGERSNSPGLGIGAVCLGVLCLASMDALAKWLGQAYPIIQIVFFRTLFALPPVAVLAYVSGGFQLLRPERLWVHLLRGLLGTGAILFFFTALRYMPLATVWTIAFSAPLIVTALSRPLLGEPVGIRRWAGVLVGFAGVLIVIQPGTAGFEWAMLLALAGTLSYSLLLMTARKFAASETAPAMVLFNMLVPLVIATVITPTVWTMPAGWDWLAFVGAGLLGGSAMIFLTLGYRLAPAAVVAPFDYTALIWSVALGWLIWRDWPTPATWAGAVLIVAAGLYVAYRETRVHRRAEPPATDAR
- the thpR gene encoding RNA 2',3'-cyclic phosphodiesterase, with product MMRLFVAIPLPEALTDRLAQMGGGLNNARWVDPDNMHLTLRFIGEVDGHRMRDIDTELNGITAPTFDMELAGLGTFGNGKKVNALWVGVDAPDQLAQLQLKVEKAIQRAGLPGEGRKFRPHVTLARFKGAPGDKLGTFLREYSLFRSGPFHVDCFQLISSLRTPKGPIYRVEAEYPLEPAIPEPVQDASA